One Pyrus communis chromosome 4, drPyrComm1.1, whole genome shotgun sequence genomic region harbors:
- the LOC137732115 gene encoding abscisic acid 8'-hydroxylase CYP707A2-like: protein MELNLLNYLFCIFAFLVLFLFVINSLITKLFTPVRRKFPLPPGSLGWPYIGETFQLYSQNPNVFFASKQKRFGSIFKTHILGCPCVMISSPEAAKFVLSRAHLFKPTFPASKERMLGKEAIFFHQGDYHAKLRKLVLRAFMPEAVRSIIPDIESIAKDSLKSCQGRLINSFQEMKTFTFNVALLSIFGKDEILYREDLKRCYYILEKGYNSMPINLPGTLFHKSMKARKELAQILAKIISKRRQRMQVEEEDHKDLLGSFMGSKEGLTDQQIADNVIGVIFAARDTTASVLTWIVKYLGENPSVLQAVTDEQEAIIRSKKEEEDKVLSWADTKKMPMTCRVIQETLRVASILSFTFREAVEDVEYEGYLIPKGWKVLPLFRNIHHSPEIFPDPDKFDPSRFEVAPKPNTYMPFGSGNHSCPGNELAKLEILVFLHHLTTKYRWSIVGAQNGIQYGPFALPQNGLPIILSPKTII from the exons ATGGAGTTGAATCTCCtaaactacttgttttgcatcTTTGCCTTTCTTGTCTTATTCCTCTTTGTCATCAATTCCCTCATCACCAAGCTCTTCACTCCGGTTCGCCGGAAATTCCCACTTCCACCGGGTTCCTTGGGCTGGCCTTACATTGGAGAAACCTTCCAACTCTACTCTCAAAACCCAAATGTCTTCTTTGCCTCTAAACAAAAGAG GTTTGGGTCAATCTTCAAAACCCACATCTTGGGTTGTCCATGTGTGATGATTTCGAGCCCGGAAGCGGCCAAATTCGTGCTTTCTCGAGCCCATCTGTTCAAGCCAACTTTTCCGGCAAGCAAAGAGAGGATGTTGGGGAAAGAAGCCATCTTTTTCCACCAAGGAGATTACCATGCCAAATTGAGAAAGCTTGTCCTTCGTGCCTTCATGCCGGAAGCCGTCAGAAGTATCATCCCTGACATTGAATCCATTGCCAAAGACTCTCTCAAGTCTTGCCAAGGCCGCTTGATCAACTCCTTCCAAGAAATGAAAACG TTCACATTCAATGTTGCACtcctttctatatttggaaaggaTGAGATTCTGTACAGAGAGGATCTGAAGAGGTGTTACTACATTCTTGAGAAGGGATACAATTCAATGCCCATTAATCTTCCAGGCACACTGTTTCACAAGTCAATGAAAGCAAGGAAGGAGCTTGCTCAGATCTTGGCCAAAATTATATCTAAAAGGAGGCAAAGGATgcaggtggaggaggaggaccaTAAGGATCTTCTCGGATCATTCATGGGTAGCAAAGAAGGCCTCACGGACCAACAAATCGCCGACAACGTTATTGGTGTCATCTTTGCTGCCCGTGACACCACGGCCAGCGTCTTGACTTGGATTGTCAAGTACCTTGGGGAAAACCCAAGTGTGCTTCAAGCTGTCACT GATGAGCAAGAAGCAATAATAAGGtcaaaaaaagaggaagaggatAAAGTTCTGAGTTGGGCAGATACCAAAAAGATGCCCATGACTTGTAGGGTTATTCAGGAGACTCTTAGAGTTGCTTCCATTTTATCTTTTACTTTCAGGGAAGCTGTGGAGGATGTTGAATATGAAG GTTATCTGATACCAAAGGGGTGGAAAGTTTTACCACTTTTCAGAAATATTCACCACAGCCCAGAAATCTTTCCTGACCCTGACAAGTTTGATCCTTCCAGATTTGAG GTTGCTCCAAAACCCAATACATACATGCCATTTGGCAGCGGGAACCACTCATGTCCAGGGAATGAATTGGCCAAGCTGGAGATTTTGGTCTTTTTGCACCATCTAACAACAAAGTACAG ATGGTCTATTGTTGGTGCACAAAATGGCATACAGTATGGCCCTTTTGCTCTTCCCCAAAATGGCCTGCCCATCATATTATCTCCTAAAACTATCATATAA